One segment of Methylocella silvestris BL2 DNA contains the following:
- the trmB gene encoding tRNA (guanine(46)-N(7))-methyltransferase TrmB, giving the protein MKTVLEKSGTDRAAAPLSEPGGEPAAADGPSGLYGRRRGKRLTERHALLMRTVLPAVAVDPSNPIDPATLFGAAPTSLWLEIGFGGGEHLADCAAQDPGAGFIGCEPFRNGVAKAAALIEEGQLQNVRLYEGDARAVIAALPARALDGVYLLYPDPWPKRRQRKRRFLGDAMLLRLARVMRPGAQLRFATDIDDNGGWTLARILRSPHFVWAPASARDWREPWAGWGSTRYEAKALSEGRVPAYFTFKRTDALVPAGPSS; this is encoded by the coding sequence ATGAAAACCGTCTTGGAGAAAAGCGGGACTGACCGCGCCGCCGCGCCTTTATCCGAGCCCGGCGGCGAACCCGCGGCAGCGGACGGGCCTTCGGGTCTCTACGGCCGCAGGCGAGGCAAGCGGCTGACGGAGCGCCATGCTTTGCTGATGCGGACCGTGCTGCCCGCGGTCGCCGTCGATCCCTCAAATCCGATTGATCCGGCGACGCTGTTTGGCGCGGCGCCCACCTCGCTTTGGCTCGAAATCGGCTTTGGCGGCGGCGAGCACCTCGCCGACTGCGCCGCGCAGGATCCCGGCGCCGGTTTCATCGGCTGCGAGCCGTTTCGCAACGGCGTCGCCAAGGCGGCCGCCCTGATCGAAGAGGGGCAATTGCAAAATGTGCGGCTTTACGAGGGGGACGCGCGCGCGGTCATCGCGGCGCTGCCGGCCCGCGCCCTTGACGGCGTCTATCTGCTCTACCCAGATCCCTGGCCGAAGCGGCGACAGCGCAAACGTCGTTTCCTCGGTGACGCCATGCTGCTACGTCTTGCGCGCGTGATGCGGCCGGGGGCGCAATTGCGATTTGCGACCGATATTGACGACAATGGCGGCTGGACGCTTGCGCGCATCCTGCGGTCGCCGCATTTCGTCTGGGCGCCGGCGAGCGCGCGCGACTGGCGCGAGCCGTGGGCGGGCTGGGGCTCGACCCGCTATGAAGCCAAGGCGCTGAGCGAAGGCCGCGTTCCAGCTTATTTTACCTTTAAGCGCACGGACGCGCTTGTTCCCGCCGGGCCGTCGTCTTGA
- the lnt gene encoding apolipoprotein N-acyltransferase has product MLSPAASIAAAPLWRRRLIALLAGAVGALAMAPFGLMPALAIAMTGAVWLIDAAVSRPDAKPTAEPRGAARVWRKIPAAARRAFAAGWWWGFGYFLASLWWLGAAFLVEADQFVWAMPLGVIGLPAAMAFYPALGFFLASLLWTQGPARILTFAAALTLAEWLRGHLFTGFPWNAFGMALGGNLLTAQAASLTGLYGLTLLAIALFSAPATLAARPLTLRSLAPTGGALLALAALFGFGAWRLAASPAPAPQVPGVAIKIIQPNLAQDDKYRPEYKREIVERYLQLSALSPEAKSNDLTLLVWPESAFPFILSRDPEAMAQIGEALPPGVILATGAARAEEDPSYRGDGFEPASGRLEHPVFFNAIQLIASGGLLIGAYDKSHLVPFGEYLPFEAAFARLGLRQFVSIPGGFEAGPGRRTLNVPGLPPVAPLICYEAIFPGEALPQEPGAPRPGLMLNVTDDGWFGHTAGPYQHFAQARLRTIEEGLPMLRAANTGISAIIDPYGRITESLPLGVEGLVTGALPQAIDPPLYARHGLFLPLALWLICTTAGIMAFLRRTHLTRVQQLSSNYIRLLS; this is encoded by the coding sequence ATGTTGTCCCCCGCCGCCTCGATCGCCGCAGCCCCGCTCTGGCGCCGCCGCCTGATCGCCCTCCTGGCAGGGGCCGTCGGCGCGCTGGCGATGGCGCCCTTCGGCCTTATGCCCGCGCTCGCGATCGCCATGACGGGCGCGGTCTGGCTGATCGACGCCGCCGTCTCTCGACCTGACGCCAAGCCAACCGCCGAACCGCGCGGAGCAGCTCGCGTCTGGCGCAAGATTCCGGCGGCGGCGCGGCGCGCGTTCGCCGCCGGCTGGTGGTGGGGATTTGGCTATTTCCTCGCCAGCCTCTGGTGGCTCGGGGCGGCCTTCCTCGTCGAGGCCGACCAATTCGTCTGGGCAATGCCGCTCGGCGTCATCGGCCTGCCCGCGGCGATGGCCTTTTATCCCGCGCTCGGATTTTTCCTCGCCAGCCTTCTCTGGACGCAGGGCCCCGCGCGCATCCTGACGTTCGCCGCTGCGCTGACGCTGGCCGAATGGCTGCGCGGCCATTTGTTTACGGGCTTTCCCTGGAACGCCTTCGGCATGGCCCTCGGCGGCAATCTTCTGACCGCGCAGGCGGCGTCCCTGACCGGCCTTTACGGCCTGACGCTGCTTGCGATTGCCCTGTTTTCCGCTCCGGCGACGCTTGCAGCGCGGCCGCTGACGCTCCGCTCGCTTGCGCCGACCGGCGGGGCGTTGCTGGCCCTTGCCGCCTTGTTTGGTTTTGGCGCCTGGCGGCTGGCCGCGTCGCCGGCCCCGGCGCCGCAGGTTCCCGGCGTCGCGATCAAGATCATCCAGCCGAACCTCGCGCAGGACGACAAATACAGGCCGGAATATAAGCGCGAGATCGTCGAGCGGTACCTGCAGCTATCGGCGCTCTCGCCCGAGGCGAAGTCAAACGATCTGACGCTGCTCGTTTGGCCGGAATCCGCTTTTCCCTTCATCCTGTCGCGCGATCCCGAGGCGATGGCGCAGATCGGCGAGGCGCTGCCCCCGGGCGTCATTCTCGCCACCGGCGCCGCCCGCGCCGAGGAAGATCCGTCCTATCGCGGCGATGGGTTCGAGCCGGCCTCCGGGCGACTGGAGCATCCGGTGTTTTTCAACGCCATTCAGCTGATCGCCAGCGGCGGGCTCCTGATCGGCGCTTACGACAAGAGCCATCTGGTCCCGTTCGGAGAATATCTTCCGTTCGAGGCGGCTTTCGCCCGGCTTGGCCTGCGGCAGTTCGTCTCGATTCCCGGCGGCTTCGAGGCGGGACCGGGGCGCAGGACCCTCAATGTTCCGGGGCTGCCGCCGGTCGCCCCCCTGATCTGCTATGAGGCGATTTTTCCGGGCGAGGCGCTGCCGCAGGAGCCGGGCGCGCCCCGGCCGGGTCTTATGCTGAACGTCACGGATGACGGCTGGTTCGGCCACACCGCCGGCCCCTATCAGCATTTCGCGCAGGCGCGGCTGCGAACGATCGAAGAGGGCCTGCCCATGCTGCGGGCGGCCAATACCGGAATTTCGGCGATCATCGACCCTTATGGCCGAATCACCGAAAGCCTGCCGCTGGGAGTGGAAGGATTGGTCACAGGCGCGCTGCCGCAAGCGATCGATCCTCCCTTATATGCCCGCCACGGCCTTTTCCTTCCCCTGGCGCTGTGGCTTATCTGCACCACTGCGGGAATTATGGCTTTTTTGAGGAGGACTCATTTGACAAGAGTGCAACAATTGTCATCTAATTATATTCGTCTTTTGTCATAA
- the rimM gene encoding ribosome maturation factor RimM (Essential for efficient processing of 16S rRNA), protein MDRQTSDRKTADRLVLIGRFGAPHGVRGELRLQSFTENPAAISSYGPLTDRLGAKAFSILTARAVKPDLFVVKLKGVDDRTAAEALTNVEVFVAREKLPAAAEDEFYLADLIGLEALDASRAPFGRVKNVLDFGAGDILEIEPAGGGETLLLPFTRQVAPEIDLAAGFIVIDPPVERAAPAFLQNDETDAAASPPPSAS, encoded by the coding sequence ATGGATCGGCAGACTTCGGATCGGAAAACCGCGGACCGGCTGGTGCTGATCGGCCGGTTCGGCGCCCCCCATGGCGTCAGGGGCGAGCTGCGGCTGCAGAGTTTTACGGAAAATCCGGCCGCGATTTCATCCTATGGGCCGCTCACCGACAGACTGGGGGCGAAAGCCTTCTCGATTTTGACCGCGCGAGCCGTCAAGCCCGATTTGTTTGTCGTCAAGCTCAAAGGCGTCGACGACCGGACCGCCGCCGAGGCCTTGACCAATGTCGAGGTTTTTGTCGCGCGCGAAAAATTGCCGGCCGCGGCGGAAGATGAGTTCTATCTCGCCGATCTGATCGGTCTTGAGGCGCTGGACGCCTCGCGCGCGCCGTTTGGACGCGTCAAGAATGTCCTCGATTTTGGGGCGGGCGACATCCTTGAAATCGAACCTGCGGGCGGTGGCGAAACGCTGCTGCTGCCGTTCACGCGGCAGGTCGCGCCGGAAATCGATCTCGCCGCGGGCTTCATCGTGATCGATCCGCCGGTCGAACGCGCGGCTCCGGCGTTTTTGCAGAACGACGAGACGGACGCCGCGGCATCGCCGCCGCCTTCGGCCTCATAG
- a CDS encoding glycosyltransferase, whose translation MTAFGASSALLSEAAELARAQSVAPEAALLAGGFITESFFYRSLAAHLGVAFIEKDASLGDGVRYPHSISAGIAPLSGPGPRWLVAPRGATLSSLLRRKDQGEEMAGSLAITTPANMSRLVRALAAPLIARHASLALATRYPQLSARAGATEPQCCAVIAAIATFGLACAFAPPMTAALAIGAGLLFLAAISLRLFAGAASAEPARAGLVSRVYDRQLPPYSIIVALHKEARIVRELVAALDAIDYPRGKLDIKLVIEEDDDATRLALEALDLPPIYEIVVAPRGWPRTKPRALNIALSLVAGEYVAIFDAEDVPAPQQLRDAAERFLRAPPQTACLQAQLAIDNIEDSWLTRLFAIEYAALFDVVTHGLADLRLPIPLGGTSNHFRTDVLRKICGWDPWNVTEDADLGLRLDRFGYRSETLVSTTREEAPAEIKAWITQRRRWSKGWMQTFVTLSRNPAALRKEVGWSGVMVYALMMINLVIGPLFGPFLTGVVIVDLARFGLPHPDNIISAVAATLWLSVAAFGAGSIVWIALLGMKRRKLLRLWLFLPLLLPYYILISAASWAALYDLIMRPFHWHKTEHGLAKSSWKKSQALAAAAARLGARKSADLPFAPLARRRPAIF comes from the coding sequence TTGACGGCGTTCGGAGCGTCATCCGCCTTGCTCAGCGAGGCCGCAGAGCTTGCGCGGGCGCAAAGCGTCGCCCCGGAGGCCGCGCTGCTCGCCGGCGGCTTCATCACGGAATCCTTTTTCTATCGATCGCTGGCCGCGCATCTCGGCGTCGCCTTCATCGAGAAGGACGCCTCCCTCGGAGACGGCGTTCGCTACCCCCATTCCATCTCTGCGGGAATCGCCCCCCTCTCCGGCCCGGGGCCGCGCTGGCTCGTCGCGCCGCGCGGCGCGACGCTGAGCAGCCTGCTGCGGCGCAAGGACCAGGGCGAGGAGATGGCGGGCAGCCTCGCCATCACGACGCCGGCAAATATGTCGCGTCTTGTTCGCGCGCTGGCCGCGCCTTTAATCGCTCGTCACGCCAGCCTCGCGCTTGCGACCCGCTACCCGCAACTGTCGGCGCGGGCCGGAGCGACCGAGCCGCAGTGCTGCGCCGTCATCGCGGCGATCGCGACCTTTGGACTGGCCTGCGCCTTCGCCCCACCCATGACGGCGGCGCTGGCGATCGGCGCCGGGCTTCTTTTTCTGGCGGCGATCAGCTTGCGTCTCTTCGCCGGCGCAGCGAGCGCCGAGCCGGCGCGCGCCGGCCTGGTCTCTCGCGTCTACGACCGTCAGCTGCCGCCCTATTCGATTATCGTCGCTCTGCACAAGGAGGCGCGGATCGTCCGCGAACTCGTCGCCGCGCTCGACGCGATCGACTATCCGCGCGGCAAACTCGATATCAAGTTGGTGATCGAGGAGGATGACGACGCGACGCGGCTCGCGCTGGAGGCGCTGGATCTGCCGCCGATCTACGAGATCGTCGTCGCGCCGCGGGGCTGGCCGCGGACGAAGCCGCGCGCGCTCAATATAGCCCTTTCGCTGGTCGCTGGAGAGTATGTTGCGATCTTCGATGCGGAGGACGTCCCGGCCCCGCAGCAATTGCGCGACGCCGCCGAACGCTTCCTGCGCGCGCCGCCGCAAACGGCCTGCCTGCAGGCCCAGCTCGCAATCGACAATATTGAGGATTCCTGGCTGACCCGGCTGTTTGCGATCGAATATGCCGCGCTATTCGACGTCGTCACCCATGGCCTTGCCGATCTGCGGCTGCCGATTCCGCTCGGCGGCACGTCCAATCATTTTCGGACCGACGTCCTGCGCAAGATCTGCGGCTGGGATCCATGGAATGTCACCGAGGACGCCGATCTCGGGCTGAGGCTCGACCGCTTCGGCTATCGCTCGGAGACGCTCGTCTCGACGACGCGGGAGGAAGCCCCGGCCGAGATCAAGGCGTGGATCACACAGCGGCGGCGCTGGTCGAAAGGCTGGATGCAGACTTTCGTCACGTTGAGCCGGAATCCGGCGGCGCTGCGCAAGGAAGTCGGTTGGTCCGGCGTGATGGTCTATGCCCTGATGATGATCAATCTGGTCATCGGCCCACTGTTCGGACCGTTCCTGACCGGGGTCGTGATCGTCGATCTGGCACGCTTCGGACTGCCGCATCCGGACAACATCATCTCGGCTGTGGCGGCGACGCTCTGGCTTTCCGTCGCCGCTTTCGGCGCGGGCTCGATCGTCTGGATCGCGCTCTTAGGCATGAAGCGGCGCAAGCTGCTGCGGCTATGGCTCTTCCTGCCGCTGCTCCTGCCCTATTACATCCTGATTTCGGCGGCGTCCTGGGCGGCTCTTTACGACCTCATCATGCGGCCGTTCCACTGGCACAAGACGGAGCACGGCCTCGCCAAAAGCTCCTGGAAGAAGTCGCAGGCGCTCGCCGCGGCGGCTGCGCGCCTCGGCGCCCGAAAAAGCGCGGACCTCCCATTCGCCCCGCTCGCGCGCCGTCGCCCGGCGATTTTTTGA
- a CDS encoding helix-turn-helix domain-containing protein produces MSDQPAIMEKAKKIPNPIDRHVGSRVRMRRVILGMSQEKLGEALGLTFQQVQKYEKGANRIGASRLQQISRTLDVPPAFFFEGAPSFEASATGGSPALGGVAEEANSSYVADFLSTAEGLHLNMAFARIHDPKVRKRIIDLISALAGDDSIPEAPHQDKGEDSLQN; encoded by the coding sequence ATGAGCGACCAGCCAGCGATTATGGAAAAAGCCAAAAAAATCCCAAATCCGATCGATCGTCACGTCGGCAGCCGCGTCCGGATGCGGCGCGTCATTCTCGGCATGAGCCAAGAAAAACTGGGCGAAGCGCTGGGTTTGACCTTCCAGCAGGTGCAAAAATACGAGAAGGGAGCGAATCGGATCGGCGCCAGCCGATTGCAACAGATTTCGCGCACGCTCGACGTGCCGCCGGCCTTTTTCTTCGAAGGCGCGCCATCTTTCGAAGCGTCGGCCACCGGCGGGTCGCCGGCCCTTGGCGGCGTCGCCGAGGAGGCGAATTCGAGCTATGTCGCAGACTTCCTGTCGACCGCCGAGGGCCTCCACCTGAATATGGCTTTCGCGCGCATCCATGATCCGAAGGTGCGCAAGCGGATTATCGATCTCATTTCGGCCCTCGCCGGCGATGACTCCATTCCCGAGGCGCCGCATCAAGACAAGGGAGAGGATAGTTTGCAGAATTAG
- a CDS encoding aspartate aminotransferase family protein, with translation MKAFPETKSLPPSRRFDVAALAAEREGERYALHSRYMNEMMVRVFQTIGTDVGFQRGEGQYLYDRRGARYLDLLSGWGVFGVGRNHPLIREALESVLAAELPNLVQMDVSVLAGLLAERLLGFVPYLDKVFFANSGTEAVEAALKFARRATGRTEIIHCGHAFHGLSYGALSLNGDAIFKDGFGPLLPDCVEVPFNDLAALEKALSSGKAAAFIVEPIQGKGVNMPDDWYLRDAAALCRKYGALFIADEIQTGLGRTGRFLAVEHWGVEPDMVLIAKGLSGGHVPVGAVLTRKHVFEKVFNRMDRAVIHGSTFAKNDMAMAAGLATLEVIESERLIANAERLGARLLKSFAAMEQRYELVKAVRGKGLMIGVEFGKPQSLKLKAAWGVVEAVNPGLFCQLITLPLFEQHKILVQVAGHASHTIKLLPTLVIDSADCEWIERSFDAVIADSHRVPGAVWTLGKTLADHALKARATK, from the coding sequence ATGAAAGCGTTTCCGGAAACGAAATCCCTGCCCCCGTCGCGGCGCTTCGACGTCGCCGCCCTCGCCGCCGAGCGCGAGGGCGAGCGTTACGCGCTGCATTCCCGCTACATGAATGAAATGATGGTCCGCGTCTTCCAGACGATCGGGACCGACGTCGGCTTCCAGCGCGGCGAGGGCCAATATCTCTATGACCGTCGCGGCGCGCGCTATCTCGATCTACTGAGCGGCTGGGGCGTCTTCGGTGTTGGACGCAACCATCCGCTCATTCGCGAGGCGCTGGAAAGCGTGCTCGCCGCCGAACTGCCCAATCTGGTGCAGATGGACGTCTCGGTCCTCGCCGGCCTGCTCGCCGAGCGGCTGCTCGGCTTCGTCCCCTATCTCGACAAGGTTTTCTTCGCCAATTCAGGGACGGAGGCTGTCGAGGCGGCGCTCAAATTCGCGCGGCGCGCGACAGGCCGGACTGAAATCATCCATTGCGGCCACGCCTTTCACGGCCTCAGCTATGGCGCTTTGTCCTTGAACGGCGACGCCATCTTCAAGGACGGCTTCGGTCCGCTTCTGCCCGACTGCGTCGAGGTTCCGTTCAACGATCTTGCAGCGCTCGAAAAGGCGCTCTCTAGCGGCAAAGCGGCGGCCTTCATCGTCGAGCCCATCCAGGGCAAGGGCGTCAACATGCCGGACGATTGGTATTTGCGGGACGCAGCGGCGCTTTGCCGGAAATATGGCGCGCTGTTTATCGCCGACGAGATCCAGACCGGTCTTGGCCGCACGGGGCGTTTCCTCGCCGTCGAACATTGGGGCGTTGAGCCCGATATGGTGCTGATCGCCAAGGGACTGTCCGGCGGACATGTGCCGGTCGGCGCCGTTTTGACGCGCAAGCACGTGTTCGAGAAGGTTTTCAACCGGATGGACCGCGCGGTCATCCACGGATCGACCTTCGCCAAGAACGACATGGCGATGGCGGCGGGTTTGGCGACGCTTGAGGTGATCGAATCCGAGCGGCTGATCGCCAATGCCGAGCGGCTTGGCGCCCGGCTCCTCAAAAGCTTCGCGGCGATGGAGCAGCGGTACGAACTCGTGAAAGCCGTGCGCGGCAAGGGGCTGATGATCGGCGTCGAATTCGGCAAGCCGCAATCCCTGAAACTGAAGGCGGCGTGGGGCGTCGTCGAAGCGGTCAACCCCGGCCTGTTCTGCCAGCTGATCACGCTGCCCCTGTTCGAGCAGCATAAGATTCTGGTCCAGGTGGCGGGCCACGCCAGCCACACCATCAAGCTGCTTCCCACCCTCGTCATCGACTCCGCCGACTGTGAGTGGATCGAGCGCTCCTTCGACGCCGTCATCGCCGACAGCCATCGCGTGCCGGGCGCGGTCTGGACGCTTGGCAAGACGCTCGCCGATCACGCCCTCAAAGCGCGCGCGACGAAATAG
- the ybeY gene encoding rRNA maturation RNase YbeY gives MKPVIDIAVEAEAWESFEDPATLAETVIVQTISQSGAKLAAEAEISIVFCDDAFIADLNRKWRGVDKPTNVLSFPSGGPIAVTPVLGDIVIAYETTEREAQEAGKPFRDHVAHLIAHGFLHLIGYDHLAAADAEAMEALERSVLARLGIDDPYQEPLASVEDGLAPVKGPLTSVKE, from the coding sequence ATGAAACCGGTCATCGATATCGCCGTCGAGGCGGAAGCCTGGGAGTCCTTTGAGGATCCGGCGACCCTTGCTGAGACCGTGATCGTACAAACGATCAGCCAAAGCGGCGCAAAGCTCGCCGCCGAGGCCGAAATCAGCATTGTCTTCTGCGACGACGCCTTCATCGCCGACCTCAACCGCAAATGGCGCGGCGTCGACAAGCCGACAAATGTCCTTTCCTTTCCAAGCGGCGGCCCGATCGCCGTAACGCCCGTCCTCGGCGACATCGTGATCGCCTATGAGACCACAGAGCGCGAGGCGCAAGAGGCGGGAAAGCCGTTTCGCGACCATGTCGCCCATCTCATCGCACACGGATTTTTGCATCTGATCGGCTATGATCATCTTGCCGCGGCGGACGCCGAGGCGATGGAGGCGCTGGAACGCTCCGTGCTTGCCCGACTCGGGATCGACGACCCCTATCAGGAGCCGCTTGCGTCAGTCGAGGATGGTCTGGCCCCCGTTAAGGGGCCTCTGACCTCAGTCAAAGAGTGA
- a CDS encoding hemolysin family protein: protein MTIMTERDSPAADAGTDRPQPSKPNLFDRLRSIFGVGGPSIRDDIQDALADSSTAVDVSPQERAMLKNVLGLHEVQVEDVMVPRADIVAVPLDMSLADVLSTFRTAGHSRLPVHGDTLDDPRGMIHIRDLVAYFAAGLPEPAHRGEQDFGEAAPETPSGAAQPRELAPRSEPAAAKLWAFPDLDIPLSQANLLRPVLFVPPSMPALDLLVRMQATRTHMALVIDEYGGTDGLASIEDIVEMIVGDIEDEHDFDESPKIEEAPDGSFIVDARAGLEDVSEAIKADLTAISDAEEVETVGGLISTLAGHVPVRGEIITEGDIEFEILDADPRRVKRVRIRAGGPTSSKTGAMDGAEGRS, encoded by the coding sequence ATGACGATTATGACCGAACGCGACAGTCCGGCGGCCGACGCCGGAACCGACCGACCCCAACCTAGCAAGCCCAATCTGTTCGACCGGCTGCGCTCCATCTTCGGGGTCGGCGGCCCCTCGATCCGCGACGACATTCAGGACGCTCTTGCCGATTCCTCGACGGCGGTCGACGTCTCCCCGCAGGAGCGCGCCATGCTGAAAAACGTGCTCGGTCTGCATGAAGTGCAGGTCGAGGACGTGATGGTCCCGCGGGCGGATATCGTCGCTGTGCCGCTGGACATGAGCCTCGCCGATGTTCTGTCGACCTTTCGCACCGCCGGTCATTCCCGGCTGCCGGTGCATGGCGACACGCTGGACGATCCGCGCGGCATGATCCATATCCGCGATCTCGTCGCCTATTTCGCCGCCGGCCTTCCCGAACCCGCCCATCGCGGCGAACAGGATTTTGGCGAGGCCGCGCCTGAGACGCCGTCCGGCGCGGCGCAGCCCCGCGAGCTCGCGCCACGATCCGAGCCCGCCGCGGCGAAGCTCTGGGCCTTTCCCGATCTCGACATTCCGCTGTCGCAAGCCAATCTGCTGCGCCCTGTGCTGTTCGTGCCGCCCTCGATGCCGGCGCTCGATCTTCTCGTCCGGATGCAGGCGACGCGGACCCATATGGCCCTCGTCATCGACGAATATGGCGGCACCGACGGCCTCGCCTCGATCGAGGACATTGTCGAAATGATCGTCGGCGACATCGAGGACGAACATGATTTCGACGAGAGCCCGAAGATCGAGGAAGCGCCCGACGGCAGCTTTATCGTCGACGCGAGGGCCGGGCTCGAAGACGTCTCGGAGGCGATCAAGGCTGACCTCACCGCGATCAGCGACGCGGAGGAGGTCGAAACCGTCGGCGGCCTTATTTCGACGCTGGCCGGGCATGTGCCGGTCCGCGGCGAGATCATCACCGAGGGCGACATCGAGTTCGAAATTCTCGACGCCGATCCCAGACGCGTGAAACGGGTGCGGATCCGCGCCGGCGGACCGACGTCGTCGAAGACGGGCGCGATGGACGGCGCCGAAGGACGCTCCTGA
- a CDS encoding PhoH family protein, with translation MPPARTEGKRAAPDAEAAEVNLAFEDNRLASLVFGHYDQNLAKLERRLGIAAIANGNLVTIKGPPEACEHARLVLENLYQRVRTGHAVTLGDVDGAIQEGALQGTLFPKDADAGRIAFEQIGTRRKGPVRARNAAQDHYLRTLKRHELVFAEGPAGTGKTWLAVGYAVLLLEQGAVERLILSRPAVEAGERLGFLPGDMREKVDPYLRPIFDALNDFMDPRMLERGMQTGMIEVAPLAFMRGRTLSNACVLLDEAQNATSIQMKMFLTRLGEGSRMIVTGDPTQTDLPPGQKSGLAEAIQLLAGVEGVGHVKFKEGDVVRHDLVRRIVGAYESAHRTQDEKARR, from the coding sequence ATCCCTCCCGCCCGCACCGAGGGCAAGCGCGCCGCGCCCGATGCGGAGGCCGCCGAAGTCAACCTCGCCTTCGAAGACAACAGGCTGGCCTCTCTCGTCTTCGGCCATTACGACCAAAATCTCGCCAAGCTCGAACGAAGGCTCGGGATCGCCGCCATCGCCAATGGCAATCTCGTGACCATCAAGGGCCCGCCTGAGGCCTGCGAGCACGCCCGTCTCGTGCTCGAAAATCTCTATCAGCGCGTGCGGACCGGCCATGCCGTGACGCTCGGCGACGTCGACGGCGCGATCCAGGAAGGAGCGCTGCAGGGCACGCTGTTTCCGAAGGACGCCGACGCCGGGCGCATCGCCTTCGAGCAGATCGGGACTCGCCGCAAAGGGCCCGTACGCGCCCGCAACGCCGCGCAGGACCATTATCTGCGCACCCTGAAACGCCATGAACTCGTCTTCGCGGAAGGGCCGGCCGGCACCGGCAAGACCTGGCTCGCGGTTGGCTATGCGGTGTTGCTGCTCGAACAGGGCGCCGTCGAGCGGCTAATCCTCTCGCGGCCGGCCGTTGAGGCGGGCGAGCGGCTGGGGTTTCTTCCCGGCGACATGCGCGAGAAGGTCGATCCCTATCTGCGGCCGATCTTCGACGCCCTGAATGATTTCATGGACCCGCGCATGCTCGAACGCGGCATGCAAACGGGCATGATTGAAGTCGCCCCGCTCGCCTTCATGCGCGGGCGCACCTTGAGCAACGCCTGCGTGCTGCTCGACGAAGCGCAGAACGCCACTTCGATCCAGATGAAGATGTTTCTGACGCGGCTCGGCGAAGGCTCGCGCATGATCGTCACCGGCGACCCGACGCAGACCGATCTGCCGCCTGGCCAGAAATCCGGCCTCGCCGAGGCGATCCAGCTTCTGGCGGGGGTCGAGGGCGTCGGCCATGTCAAGTTCAAGGAAGGCGACGTGGTGCGGCACGATCTCGTGCGCCGCATCGTCGGCGCCTATGAAAGCGCGCACCGGACGCAGGACGAAAAGGCGCGACGATGA
- the trmD gene encoding tRNA (guanosine(37)-N1)-methyltransferase TrmD produces the protein MWRASIFTLFPGMFPGPLGASLAGEGLSRGVWALETHDIRDHGLGRHRAVDDTPAGGGPGMVIRADVLAAALDSGIAAGDSRPRLLLSPRGPSLRQQRVRSLAQGEGVILICGRFEGVDERIIAARGLEEISIGDYILSGGELAAMILLDACVRLLPGVMGKEASGLEESFESGLLEYPHFTRPREFEGREIPDVLLSGDHARIKAWRDAEALRLTRERRPDLLEADRKTR, from the coding sequence ATGTGGCGCGCCTCGATCTTCACGCTATTTCCCGGCATGTTTCCGGGCCCGCTCGGCGCCTCGCTCGCCGGCGAGGGGCTTTCGCGCGGCGTTTGGGCGCTTGAGACGCATGACATCCGCGACCATGGCCTTGGCCGCCATCGCGCCGTCGACGATACGCCGGCGGGCGGTGGCCCCGGCATGGTCATCCGCGCCGATGTTCTCGCCGCCGCGCTCGATTCCGGGATCGCAGCCGGCGACAGCCGCCCGCGGCTGCTGCTTAGCCCGCGCGGGCCGAGTTTGCGCCAACAGCGCGTTCGGAGCCTTGCGCAAGGCGAGGGCGTGATCCTGATCTGCGGCCGCTTCGAGGGCGTCGACGAAAGGATCATCGCAGCGCGGGGCCTCGAGGAAATCTCAATCGGAGATTATATCCTCTCAGGCGGCGAACTTGCCGCCATGATCCTGCTCGACGCTTGCGTCAGGCTGCTGCCCGGCGTGATGGGCAAGGAGGCGTCGGGGCTCGAGGAAAGCTTCGAGAGCGGACTGCTCGAATATCCGCATTTCACGCGCCCGCGCGAATTTGAAGGCCGCGAGATTCCGGACGTCCTGCTCTCGGGCGATCACGCCCGCATCAAGGCCTGGCGCGACGCCGAGGCCCTGCGCCTGACGCGCGAGCGGCGTCCGGACCTGCTCGAAGCCGACCGCAAGACGCGCTGA